The following coding sequences are from one Schizosaccharomyces osmophilus chromosome 1, complete sequence window:
- a CDS encoding Schizosaccharomyces specific protein, protein MSFVDGVNSWFSAGSYWDGLGPTNVFQPDDGAAFVSQYEEIELASDNLMKNGMLAPRGRKSSFAATNDPFSTASLSDALSSSIPMNHNVGGGLLRNALSSTPNGASNTLGTSPAEPSTLVGSANHSSGFGTSFPGSTSLGGTTGSSLLHPRRSVTSLLSSSAHHHPFSSFVDLAAPGRSSFSSSTVGGSSLPNFGLSSMPPPSALRTSKQPPAFNLLETTSNSYNPSSSFMDSVNLDSLPVPTARRRPSSIAPIGTRPVKKDLNFSSSNGSASTDNTLRPPNPPLTNGNAPPIAAVNKVSAVAASPQTTGSSASSSLPTLSLDFKQEYSGNNQDMSGLSSSLSKSHHSSMALGSQIWSSPPASSVGGVNVW, encoded by the coding sequence ATGTCGTTTGTAGATGGAGTCAACAGTTGGTTCTCGGCCGGTTCTTATTGGGATGGTCTGGGTCCGACGAACGTTTTTCAGCCAGATGATGGTGCTGCCTTTGTGAGTCAGTACGAGGAAATTGAGTTGGCATCCGATAATTTAATGAAGAATGGAATGCTGGCCCCGCGAGGTCGAAAAAGCAGCTTTGCAGCGACGAACGACCCCTTCTCCACCGCATCGCTTAGTGATGCTTTAAGTAGCAGCATACCAATGAATCATAATGTAGGCGGTGGCTTATTAAGAAATGCGCTTTCGAGTACTCCCAATGGAGCTTCGAATACGCTGGGGACGTCGCCTGCTGAACCCAGCACGCTTGTTGGTTCCGCTAATCATTCCTCTGGCTTTGGAACATCGTTTCCTGGAAGTACTTCTTTAGGAGGAACTACAGGCTCTTCGCTTCTACACCCTCGTCGATCGGTGACATCTCTACTATCCAGCAGTGCTCACCATCATCCTTTCTCGTCTTTCGTAGATTTGGCCGCTCCTGGCAGgtcttcgttttcttcgTCGACGGTTGGTGGAAGTAGCCTTCCCAACTTTGGTCTTTCTAGTATGCCTCCTCCTTCTGCGTTGCGGACGTCGAAACAGCCTCCGGCATTTAATTTGTTGGAGACCACGTCGAATAGCTATAATCCGTCTTCCTCTTTTATGGACTCGGTAAATTTGGACTCGCTGCCAGTACCAACGGCCCGTCGTCGTCCATCTTCCATAGCTCCTATTGGAACACGTCCTGTGAAGAAGGATCTTAATTTTTCGTCCAGCAACGGTTCTGCGTCGACAGATAACACGCTTCGTCCACCAAACCCTCCTCTTACTAATGGTAATGCTCCTCCTATAGCCGCTGTGAACAAGGTGTCTGCTGTCGCAGCCTCTCCTCAAACGACCGGTTCGtctgcttcttcctcaCTTCCTACATTAAGTTTGGATTTTAAGCAAGAGTACAGTGGAAATAATCAAGACATGTCCGGtttgtcttcttcattgtCCAAGTCGCATCATTCTTCCATGGCTTTGGGCTCTCAAATATGGTCCTCTCCTCCTGCTAGCTCCGTAGGCGGCGTCAATGTTTGGTAA